The proteins below are encoded in one region of Scleropages formosus chromosome 19, fSclFor1.1, whole genome shotgun sequence:
- the LOC114909177 gene encoding desmoglein-2-like, translating to MTSSIRSDKEFAKTVTYHLQGAGASKHPMHSFIVDEKTGYVRVTKVLDREEIAFYNLTGIALYTNGTEAEKRLDLRIKVLDQNDCKPTFAPVNPGAVNESSPKDTYIMKITARDDDEPGHLNSKIKYTILDQQPGGEIMFYIDSEGHLYVQNLNLDRETQDSYKLTIKGTDLDGAVNGNTGTGTVVVNILDINDNLPVLEKDSYEGSIEENTANMEVMRFKAIDADLEYTDNWLAQYEIISGNEAGYFSIETDPKTNEGVLMLNKAVDYEELQELDLKVAVANKAPFYLSGGEGGGAGGEGGGAGGEGGWAGGGGGGAGGGGTGTGGGFGITGTGYGKTYPVKISVKNQPEGPKFSPKVKAIPLSEDIKKINLKSVIGKYPATDEDTKKPAQNVRYAKGYDPDNWLIIDEKTAEIKLNKIPDRESKYVVNGTYLAEILCMTQDMPSKTSTGTIAIQVEDFNDHCPQLTSTSQTVCTDDDSLVITARDDDSYPNGVPFMFNIIPESAKEQWKVERLNDTTAILRVQKPLWPGLHEVTVEIKDQQGYACPDKQVLNVKACTCTVDKECHSKAREAKGAVFGAPGIGLLLLGLLMLLLVPLLLLFCTCGGAGAGGIAGGFADIPFDTKEHLIAYHTEGQGEDKEVPLMHPAADLDNGFSKTGCAPVPVGTGLLSTSTIGGGASSFFQGNDLMEMDYMTKRETIDKDQGSSFLRFERAEGDIYDGIALPDYYLKDFFAQKASCAAGNEATKEDLLAFNFEGHGSPVGSVGCCSLLEADNDLEFLNNLGPKFKTLAEICRGPEVEPEVSVPPPQPKAEHTTMTSVVTNSALSVSSLPPPSSHVEKHVVTETSRTATLPSVTVRENAVIPNQAYVIQQPVYLAPTPVLQTTQYVMEPQVHSTVLVSELPSVSNMQTMYVVDGVPGPESMIMKERVVTGPAVGGVVSSSVGTGQVVREGLVGVNSGLVGMKNLYGSQNLILLEGAGSGGQFLQNGTLQKRDLSGSQKILLVDGQMASGQVIPGGSSWVQQGSLHRGNLSGSQNIHIVDGQGASGLVVQTGTSGLTQGVLQAGQLSGMQSAVFAEQNVSSRPSGVMGLSGGSFQVSGFPVSEKVITKEKKVVSLQKIATE from the exons ACACTTATATTATGAAAATAACTGCCAGGGATGACGATGAACCTGGTCATCTAAATTCAAAAATTAAGTACACTATTCTGGACCAACAACCAGGAGGAGAGATTATGTTCTATATTGATTCAGAGGGTCACCTCTATGTTCAGAATCTGAATCTTGACAGAGAA aCACAGGACAGTTATAAGTTAACTATCAAAGGAACAGACCTCGATGGTGCAGTCAATGGCAATACTGGAACTGGGACTGTTGTAGTTAACATCCTTGACATAAATGACAATCTTCCTGTCCTGGAGAAAgacagt TATGAAGGCAGCATAGAAGAGAACACAGCCAACATGGAGGTGATGAGATTCAAAGCCATTGATGCTGACTTGGAATATACTGACAACTGGCTGGCCCAGTATGAGATCATTTCAGGAAATGAAGCCGGGTACTTCAGCATTGAAACGGATCCAAAAACCAACGAGGGAGTTTTGATGTTGAATAAG GCTGTTGACTATGAAGAACTCCAAGAGCTGGACCTCAAAGTTGCTGTGGCAAACAAAGCACCATTCTATCTCTCAGGGGGTGAAGGAGGTGGGGCAGGAGGTGAAGGAGGTGGGGCAGGAGGTGAAGGAGGTTGggcaggaggtggaggaggtggggcAGGGGGTGGAGGAACAGGAACTGGTGGAGGATTCGGAATAACCGGGACAGGGTACGGAAAAACGTACCCAGTAAAGATCAGTGTGAAGAACCAGCCTGAGGGTCCCAAGTTCAGCCCCAAAGTAAAAGCAATCCCCCTCTCTGAGGACATCAAAAAGATCAACCTCAAAAGTGTGATTGGAAAATACCCCGCGACTGATGAAGACACCAAAAAACCTGCACAGAACGTGAG GTATGCCAAAGGATATGATCCTGACAACTGGCTCATAATTGatgaaaaaactgctgaaatcaAACTCAACAAAATACCAGACCGGGAATCCAAATATGTTGTTAATGGAACATACCTTGCAGAAATACTCTGCATGACTCAAG aCATGCCATCAAAGACCTCCACTGGCACCATTGCCATCCAGGTGGAAGACTTCAATGATCACTGCCCCCAACTCACAAGCACTTCCCAGACTGTGTGCACAGATGATGACAGCCTGGTCATCACTGCTAGAGATGATGATTCTTACCCCAATGGTGTTCCTTTTATGTTCAATATCATTCCTGAAAGTGCCAAGGAACAATGGAAAGTGGAGCGCTTAAACG ACACGACAGCTATCCTGCGAGTCCAGAAGCCCTTATGGCCTGGTCTCCATGAGGTTACTGTGGAGATAAAGGACCAGCAAGGATATGCCTGTCCTGACAAACAGGTGTTGAATGTGAAGGCCTGCACCTGCACCGTGGACAAAGAGTGCCATAGCAAAGCAAGGGAGGCGAAGGGGGCCGTGTTTGGGGCCCCGGGGATTGGTCTACTCCTCCTTGGGCTCCTGATGCTCCTCC TTGTAccccttctgctgctgttctgtacATGTGGGGGTGCTGGTGCTGGGGGGATTGCAGGGGGCTTTGCCGACATTCCCTTTGACACAAAAGAACACTTGATTGCGTACCAtactgagggacagggggaggaTAAG GAAGTCCCACTAATGCACCCAGCTGCTGATTTGGACAATGGGTTCAGTAAAACTGGATGCGCTCCTGTACCTGTAGGCACTGGTCTCCTGTCCACTTCCACGATAGGTGGTGGTGCTAGTTCATTCTTCCAAGGAAATGACCTCATGGAAATGGATTATATGACAAAGAGGGAAACAATAGATAAGGACCAAGGAAGTTCTTTCTTAAGGTTTGAAAGAGCTGAAGGTGATATATATGACGGAATAGCCCTGCCTGATTATTATCTGAAAGACTTCTTTGCACAG AAGGCCAGCTGTGCAGCAGGGAATGAAGCCACGAAAGAAGACTTGTTGGCATTTAACTTCGAAGGACACGGATCACCCGTGGGGTCTGTTGGGTGCTGCAGTCTCCTTGAGGCAGACAATGATCTGGAATTTCTGAACAACCTGGGCCCCAAGTTCAAAACCCTGGCGGAGATCTGTAGAGGTCCAGAAGTGGAACCAGAGGTGTCCGTCCCACCACCACAGCCCAAAGCAGAACACACCACGATGACAAGTGTGGTCACAAACAGTGCTCTCAGTGTGTCTAGTTTACCTCCACCCAGTAGCCATGTGGAAAAGCATGTTGTCACAGAGACGAGTCGCACGGCTACTCTTCCTAGTGTGACAGTTCGTGAGAACGCGGTGATTCCTAATCAGGCGTATGTCATTCAGCAGCCTGTGTACCTCGCCCCAACCCCTGTGTTGCAAACAACTCAGTATGTTATGGAGCCACAGGTTCACAGCACTGTGCTGGTGTCAGAGTTGCCCTCAGTTTCGAACATGCAGACAATGTATGTAGTAGATGGTGTTCCAGGCCCAGAAAGCATGATTATGAAGGAGCGGGTTGTGACAGGTCCGGCTGTTGGAGGGGTGGTCAGCAGTAGTGTAGGTACTGGTCAGGTAGTGCGAGAGGGTTTAGTGGGAGTGAACTCAGGCCTTGTAGGCATGAAGAATCTCTATGGATCACAGAACCTTATTTTATTGGAAGGAGCAGGAAGCGGAGGCCAGTTTCTCCAGAATGGAACCCTGCAGAAGCGTGATCTGTCTGGATCTCAGAAAATCTTGCTGGTGGATGGTCAGATGGCATCTGGACAGGTGATCCCAGGAGGGTCTTCttgggtccagcaagggtctcTACACAGGGGAAACCTTTCTGGGTCTCAGAACATCCACATTGTGGACGGACAGGGAGCCAGCGGATTGGTAGTGCAGACGGGAACCTCAGGGTTGACCCAGGGGGTACTGCAGGCAGGTCAGCTGTCAGGAATGCAGAGTGCAGTCTTTGCAGAACAAAATGTGTCTTCCAGGCCTAGTGGAGTAATGGGGTTAAGTGGAGGCTCTTTCCAAGTAAGTGGTTTTCCTGTCTCAGAGAAAGTGATCACTAAGGAGAAGAAGGTTGTTTCTCTGCAGAAGATAGCTACAGAATGA